From a single Brassica oleracea var. oleracea cultivar TO1000 chromosome C5, BOL, whole genome shotgun sequence genomic region:
- the LOC106293164 gene encoding F-box protein At5g10340-like: MELLPHDVVEYILERLDAKTLLKFTAVSKQWKSSIIQCRSFQTRQMLHRKQSGKTDVVLVSLYDGSGSNPNIEALRTLVVGSTVSVKIPTSWENKFYQVCNSSCDGLICLYYRYDPSIVVNPTTRWHRTIPPCNYQLEAFDRIRQLVSRSPGFGKDKINGTYKPVWLYNSAEVGLKNKSITTCEVFDFTTNAWSIHDRLCVSERIWPEQVIWSFDSEDKTWKKIYSIDLKTTPYWRRNNIWRTFTPLSVLGKDKLLFYDGESSDGPLVTLDLKTKYYDIAYKCNFKAYKALCYVPSLISIL; this comes from the exons ATGGAACTGCTACCACATGACGTGGTAGAGTATATTTTAGAGAGACTTGATGCGAAAACCCTCCTCAAGTTCACGGCAGTATCGAAGCAATGGAAATCTAGTATCATCCAGTGCCGTTCTTTCCAAACAAGACAGATGCTCCATCGCAAGCAATCAGGAAAAACAGATGTTGTTTTGGTGTCCTTATACGATGGTTCTGGTAGTAATCCTAACATTGAAGCTCTGAGAACGTTGGTGGTGGGGTCAACAGTTTCTGTCAAGATCCCTACTAGTTGGGAAAACAAGTTTTACCAGGTTTGCAACTCTAGCTGTGACGGTCTGATATGCCTCTACTATCGTTATGATCCAAGCATTGTGGTCAATCCCACCACTCGTTGGCATCGAACTATCCCTCCATGCAACTATCAACTTGAGGCTTTTGATAGAATCAGACAATTGGTATCACGTTCTCCTGGATTTGGTAAAGACAAGATCAATGGGACATACAAACCAGTTTGGTTATACAATTCTGCTGAAGTAGGTCTGAAAAACAAAAGCATTACTACTTGTGAAGTTTTTGATTTTACCACAAACGCTTGGAG TATTCATGATCGTTTGTGCGTGTCTGAGAGGATTTGGCCAGAGCAAGTGATATGGTCGTTTGATTCAGAAGACAAGACATGGAAGAAAATATATTCAATAGATCTCAAAACAACCCCTTATTGGCGTAGGAATAACATATGGAGGACATTCACACCGCTATCAGTTTTGGGGAAGGACAAGTTACTGTTTTACGATGGTGAATCTTCGGATGGACCACTGGTAACACTTGATCTCAAAACTAAATATTATGACATAGCTTACAAATGTAATTTCAAAGCATACAAAGCTCTTTGTTATGTCCCGAGTTTAATCTCTATTTTGTAA